The sequence CGACGGGTGTGACGTTTCCACCGGATTGCAGTTTCTGGGGCTTCTCATGGGAGACCATGCGAAATGTTCGATTAATTCGATGTTCAATACCGGGACGATTGTCGGTACCGGAGCAAATGTTTTCGGTGGAGGTTTTCCTCCCAAAGATGTCGCACCATTTACCTGGGGCAGCGCGGCAGAAGGGTTCGAGCCCTATCTGATCGAAAAAGCGGTGGAAACGGCCCGAAAGGTTATGGAGCGCCGGCAGGTGGCCATGAGCAGCGCCTATGAAACCATGTTCCGTTTTGTCGCTGCCAGAGAGCATGGCCGGAAGTGTTTTATTTAATTCTTAACCGTTGTTCCGCATGGTTCTTGTTATAGATAATTATGATTCGTTTACCTATAACCTTGTTCAATATATAGGAGAGTCCGGTGCATCCACAGAGGTATACAGGAATGACGAGATAACCGTAGAAGAGATCATTCGACTGGCTCCCGATAAAATCGTGATTTCTCCAGGTCCGGGAACTCCCGATGACGCAGGAGTATCGGTACCGCTTATCAAAGCTCTGGAAGGCAGAATTCCGCTCCTTGGCGTTTGTCTGGGACATCAGTCAATCGGCGCGGCACTCGGCGGCAAAGTTGTCAGGGCACAACAGATCATGCATGGAAAAACCTCGATGGTGCATCATGATAATACGGGGATTTTTCATGGCGTTGCCAATCCGTTTGTCGCAACCCGCTATCACTCGCTCATTGTCGAGAGAGAGTCGCTTCCTGATTTGCTTGTCGTCAGGGCCTGGACGGAAGACGGAACCATAATGGGTATGGATTGTATCGCCTTGCGGCTTTATGGCGTTCAGTTTCATCCTGAATCGATCATGACCGAAGAGGGAAAAAAGATTATCGGAAATTTTCTGGAACTGCCTTGATGAACAGTAACTCCCCGCCAGGGCATGAGCGAGAAAAAACAAGCCGTGACCCGCTGATCGGTTTTCCCGGAACCGGAAAGGAAAACGATTTCATGGTTGACGGGTGGCGGGTATTTAAAATTATGGCTGAATTCGTCAGTGGTTTCGAGATCATGTCCGATACCGGGCCTGCCGTTACGGTTTTCGGTTCCACCAGGGTCGATGCCGGGAGTGCCGAATATCTGCTTGCTGAACAGATCGGAGCCGGGCTTGCCCGGGAAGGATTTGCTGTCATCACCGGAGGGGGGCCGGGGGTTATGGAGGCGGCTAACAAGGGAGCCAGGAACGCCGGCGGGATTTCCATAGGCTTCAATATCCGGCTTCCCAATCAACAGCAGCCGAACAGTTTTATCGATAACGGCCGTCTGGTGACGTTTCAGTATTTTTTTGTTCGGAAGGTCATGTTTCTGAAATATTCCCAGGCGTTTGTGGTTTTACCCGGTGGTTTCGGTACGCTCGATGAATTTTCGGAGGCAATCACCCTGATTCAGACCGGAAAAAGCTCAAGGTTTCCGGTTATTCTTATGGGCAGGGAGTATTGGAACGGTTTTTACCAATGGGTATGTAAATCCATGCTTGAGGAGCGAGGTTACATTCAGGCATCCGATCTTGATTTTATTTTTCTTGAAGACGATCCGGAAAAAGTGCTCTCAATCATCAAAAGCTTTTATCCTGAAGGGTATTCCCTGAATTTTTAAATCCGGTTTGCTGTTCTCTACCGTAA comes from Chlorobium limicola DSM 245 and encodes:
- a CDS encoding aminodeoxychorismate/anthranilate synthase component II, which translates into the protein MVLVIDNYDSFTYNLVQYIGESGASTEVYRNDEITVEEIIRLAPDKIVISPGPGTPDDAGVSVPLIKALEGRIPLLGVCLGHQSIGAALGGKVVRAQQIMHGKTSMVHHDNTGIFHGVANPFVATRYHSLIVERESLPDLLVVRAWTEDGTIMGMDCIALRLYGVQFHPESIMTEEGKKIIGNFLELP
- a CDS encoding LOG family protein; this encodes MNSNSPPGHEREKTSRDPLIGFPGTGKENDFMVDGWRVFKIMAEFVSGFEIMSDTGPAVTVFGSTRVDAGSAEYLLAEQIGAGLAREGFAVITGGGPGVMEAANKGARNAGGISIGFNIRLPNQQQPNSFIDNGRLVTFQYFFVRKVMFLKYSQAFVVLPGGFGTLDEFSEAITLIQTGKSSRFPVILMGREYWNGFYQWVCKSMLEERGYIQASDLDFIFLEDDPEKVLSIIKSFYPEGYSLNF